One window of Chitinispirillales bacterium ANBcel5 genomic DNA carries:
- a CDS encoding helix-turn-helix domain-containing protein, whose amino-acid sequence MRKISKAQLIKLQKKYKTDKAIGELFGITRQAVHQMRKKYDIGPVEDKYDSRNQEILKLYNEGMPGTKIAQKIKLSVSQTYRIISNASNSKS is encoded by the coding sequence GTGCGTAAAATTAGCAAAGCACAGCTAATTAAGCTGCAAAAAAAGTATAAAACCGATAAAGCCATTGGAGAGCTTTTCGGTATAACCAGGCAGGCTGTTCACCAGATGCGTAAGAAGTATGACATTGGACCAGTTGAGGACAAGTATGATAGCCGCAACCAGGAAATCCTCAAGTTGTATAATGAGGGTATGCCGGGTACAAAAATTGCCCAAAAAATTAAGCTGTCGGTTTCTCAAACATATAGAATCATTTCCAATGCATCTAACTCAAAGTCCTGA
- a CDS encoding adenylyltransferase/cytidyltransferase family protein, giving the protein MQRKPLIFADYFKIAEYLKPFRDSGKKIVTTNGCFDLVHAGHVKYLYEAADLGDLLLVGINCNDVIKTLKGPSRPVQDEEERVFLIASLKMVDIAFIFREDDPRTFLDIIKPDIHVKGGDYSQDILERETVENNGGQVRIVSFVDECSTSSLIKKIRL; this is encoded by the coding sequence ATGCAAAGAAAGCCTTTAATATTTGCAGATTACTTCAAGATTGCAGAATATCTTAAACCTTTTCGCGACTCGGGTAAAAAAATAGTCACTACAAACGGCTGTTTTGATCTCGTTCATGCAGGACATGTAAAGTATCTCTATGAGGCTGCTGATTTGGGCGACCTACTTCTGGTCGGCATCAACTGCAATGATGTAATAAAAACACTCAAAGGTCCTTCAAGACCTGTTCAGGACGAAGAGGAACGGGTATTTTTAATTGCATCTTTAAAAATGGTCGATATTGCTTTTATTTTCAGGGAAGATGACCCACGCACATTCCTGGACATTATTAAACCAGACATACATGTTAAGGGCGGGGATTATTCACAAGATATTCTCGAGAGGGAAACGGTAGAGAATAATGGCGGCCAGGTAAGAATTGTTTCTTTCGTTGATGAGTGCTCGACTTCGTCTCTTATCAAAAAAATTCGTTTATGA
- a CDS encoding tetratricopeptide repeat protein produces the protein MAVQSQEITTESLEQKFRDNPNSRLFSQLADVYRKNGEIERAIEVSIEGLKAHPEYVTGRIILGRCYLEQGNYNSALQEFQKACILDPKNLIAIKMLADIYVQQDMKENAGDLYWLLHNLDPDNESINLLCFKYKPTGRTDLFDILGLKPNAQSSEELSVLSSNVQSVESEIDIPNPIADDSAGSDSAFDATTLDLNQATQPHTQPHTQPDTQADQFEIAESDEIVGEDVSEKIDQMFEQENQTPNASDDQNLNELLADDSNSEDQEQQAISGNDVSEKIDQMFEQENQTPDTSDDQNLNELLTDDSSSEDQGQQAISGSDVSEKIDQMFEQENQTPDTSDDQNLNELLADDSNSEDQEQQAISGNDVSEKIDQMFEQENQTPDTSDDQNLNELVSDDSKFEDQEQQAISGNDVSEKIDQMFEQEKQTPDTSDDQNLNELLADDSNSEDQEQQAISGNDVSEKIDQMFEQEKQTPDTSDDQNLNELLANDSNSEDQGQQAISGNDVSEKIDQMFENQTQGNDESGEVETSEQFQDTKSSPDDETKSISGDDIAEKIDNLFGQEKGEKTPEKYDNEIRHENEPNDAFNHEETTYFEQQSTEDDPNFLDTAYLIREDQNESESEVSFSDQDEDNEPAMFDPELNMEETIQLDREVIDQHLKGLDRSSDNASQSSEPAPAVDSITDDEDVVFEDLDDSNQNGNDFSDSSLNDSNDDTLAFVDEDLSESGTLPPATEDTDEDLEVKGKIEEIFSDTVPSPEQRSQSNDNEQDTIHYVPESEVSNQPADLDPISKTEDEAREIIGSNYEPPQDSGAITSEQDTISDLPQPEHNGDNSEQTEEPDLPQMEDSTLSDQIDTDEFQTEEMLEDDPKSSQDPGAITSEQDTRSDLPQPEHNGDNSEQTEEPDLPQMEDSTLSDQIDTDEFQTEEMLEDDRKSSQDPGAITSEQDTRSDLPQPEYNGDNSEQTEEPDLPQMEDSTLSDQIDTDEFQTEEVLEDDRKSSQDPGAITSEQDTISDLPQPEHNGDNSEQTAEPDLPQMEDNTVSDQIDTDEFQTEETIADDLKPPKESDNQINKNTVSKTEESAEKNRAKANSISEDSSNSTETETDSIETYSQFAEENQSIDQPFSIPDHVLTPTLADIYLKQGQPKVAYHIYNRLIEKDPDNESLTAKAKQVKQLIEQGQAEEGIESQKKNETLSIEGHLSKQTKKKRPAKKRKTTKDTRPLAGVRINKRNLKKTKKRST, from the coding sequence ATGGCTGTTCAGTCTCAGGAGATAACAACAGAATCCCTGGAACAGAAGTTCAGGGACAACCCTAATTCACGCCTATTTTCACAGCTTGCAGATGTATATAGAAAAAATGGTGAAATCGAACGCGCTATTGAAGTGAGTATTGAGGGGTTAAAAGCTCATCCAGAATATGTTACCGGGAGAATAATCCTTGGTAGATGCTACCTCGAGCAGGGAAACTACAATAGTGCCCTTCAGGAATTTCAAAAAGCCTGCATCTTAGATCCTAAAAACCTAATTGCAATTAAAATGTTAGCAGACATTTATGTGCAACAGGACATGAAAGAAAATGCAGGCGACCTCTACTGGCTTCTACACAACCTCGATCCTGACAATGAATCTATAAATCTTTTATGCTTTAAATACAAGCCCACAGGCAGAACTGATCTGTTTGATATTCTTGGACTTAAACCTAACGCTCAGTCTTCAGAAGAACTTTCTGTTCTCTCTTCCAATGTACAAAGTGTTGAATCTGAAATTGATATTCCTAACCCTATTGCTGATGATTCAGCTGGAAGTGACTCTGCATTTGATGCTACCACATTGGACCTGAACCAGGCTACCCAACCTCATACCCAACCTCATACCCAACCGGATACTCAAGCAGACCAATTCGAAATTGCAGAGAGTGACGAGATAGTTGGTGAAGATGTATCCGAAAAGATCGACCAGATGTTTGAGCAGGAAAATCAAACTCCGAATGCTTCAGATGATCAGAACTTAAACGAGCTGCTGGCCGATGACTCTAATTCTGAGGACCAGGAGCAACAAGCGATATCCGGAAATGATGTTTCAGAAAAAATCGATCAGATGTTTGAGCAGGAAAATCAAACTCCGGATACTTCAGATGATCAGAACTTAAACGAGCTGCTGACTGATGATTCTAGCTCTGAGGACCAGGGGCAACAGGCAATTTCCGGAAGTGATGTTTCAGAAAAAATCGATCAGATGTTTGAGCAGGAAAATCAAACTCCGGATACTTCAGATGATCAGAACTTAAACGAGCTGCTGGCCGATGACTCTAATTCTGAGGACCAGGAGCAACAAGCGATATCCGGAAATGATGTTTCAGAAAAAATAGACCAGATGTTTGAGCAGGAAAATCAAACTCCCGATACTTCCGATGATCAGAACTTAAATGAGCTGGTGTCTGATGACTCTAAATTTGAGGACCAGGAGCAACAAGCGATTTCCGGAAATGATGTTTCAGAAAAAATAGACCAGATGTTTGAGCAGGAAAAACAAACTCCCGATACTTCAGATGATCAGAACTTAAATGAGCTGCTGGCCGATGACTCTAATTCTGAGGACCAGGAGCAACAAGCGATTTCCGGAAATGATGTTTCAGAAAAAATCGATCAGATGTTTGAGCAGGAAAAACAAACTCCCGATACTTCTGATGATCAGAACTTAAATGAGCTGCTGGCCAACGACTCTAATTCTGAGGACCAGGGGCAACAAGCGATTTCCGGAAATGATGTTTCAGAAAAAATCGATCAGATGTTTGAAAACCAAACACAAGGTAACGATGAAAGTGGAGAGGTAGAAACATCTGAGCAGTTCCAGGATACTAAAAGCAGTCCAGATGATGAAACCAAAAGTATATCCGGTGATGATATCGCTGAAAAAATTGATAACTTATTTGGTCAGGAAAAGGGAGAAAAAACTCCCGAAAAGTATGATAACGAGATCCGTCACGAAAACGAGCCTAACGATGCTTTCAATCATGAAGAAACGACTTATTTTGAACAGCAAAGCACAGAGGATGACCCCAATTTTTTAGACACCGCTTATTTAATTCGGGAAGATCAAAACGAATCTGAATCGGAAGTCTCTTTTAGCGATCAGGATGAAGATAACGAACCCGCTATGTTCGATCCGGAGCTCAATATGGAAGAGACCATTCAGCTTGACCGTGAAGTAATTGATCAACACCTCAAAGGACTTGATCGCAGCAGTGATAATGCCTCCCAAAGTAGTGAACCTGCCCCTGCAGTGGACAGCATCACCGATGATGAAGACGTCGTTTTCGAAGATTTGGATGATAGTAATCAAAATGGTAATGACTTCAGTGATTCAAGTCTGAATGACAGTAATGATGATACGCTTGCGTTTGTTGATGAAGACTTATCAGAGTCTGGTACCCTCCCCCCGGCTACAGAAGATACAGATGAAGATTTAGAGGTGAAGGGAAAAATTGAAGAAATTTTTTCTGATACAGTTCCTTCACCTGAGCAGAGAAGTCAGTCAAACGACAATGAACAGGATACAATACATTACGTACCAGAAAGTGAAGTATCAAACCAACCAGCAGATTTAGACCCTATCAGTAAAACTGAAGATGAGGCAAGAGAGATAATTGGCAGCAACTATGAACCACCGCAAGATTCTGGCGCTATCACCAGTGAGCAAGACACCATAAGCGATCTGCCGCAACCTGAGCACAATGGCGACAACAGTGAGCAAACTGAGGAGCCTGATCTGCCTCAAATGGAAGATAGCACCCTTTCAGACCAGATCGATACCGATGAATTTCAAACTGAAGAGATGCTGGAGGATGATCCTAAATCATCACAAGATCCTGGCGCTATTACCAGTGAGCAAGACACCAGAAGCGATCTGCCACAACCTGAGCACAATGGCGATAACAGTGAGCAAACTGAGGAGCCTGATCTGCCTCAAATGGAAGATAGCACCCTTTCAGACCAGATCGATACCGATGAATTTCAAACTGAAGAGATGCTGGAGGATGATCGTAAATCATCACAAGATCCTGGCGCTATCACCAGTGAGCAAGACACCAGAAGCGATCTGCCGCAACCTGAGTACAATGGCGATAACAGTGAGCAAACTGAGGAGCCTGATCTGCCTCAAATGGAAGATAGCACCCTTTCAGACCAGATCGATACCGATGAATTTCAAACTGAAGAGGTGCTGGAGGATGATCGTAAATCATCACAAGATCCTGGCGCTATCACCAGTGAGCAAGACACCATAAGCGATCTGCCGCAACCTGAGCACAATGGCGATAACAGTGAGCAAACTGCTGAGCCTGATCTGCCTCAAATGGAAGATAACACCGTTTCAGACCAGATCGATACCGATGAATTTCAAACTGAAGAGACGATAGCTGATGACCTTAAGCCACCGAAAGAATCTGATAACCAAATAAATAAAAACACAGTAAGCAAAACAGAAGAGTCAGCTGAAAAAAATAGGGCAAAAGCAAACAGTATATCGGAGGATTCATCCAACAGCACCGAAACAGAAACGGATTCAATTGAAACTTACTCTCAATTCGCCGAGGAGAATCAATCGATAGATCAACCATTCTCGATTCCAGACCATGTGCTGACTCCAACATTAGCTGACATTTATCTTAAACAGGGGCAACCTAAGGTAGCATACCACATTTATAATCGTTTGATCGAAAAAGACCCCGATAATGAATCGCTTACCGCAAAGGCAAAGCAGGTTAAACAGCTCATTGAACAGGGGCAGGCTGAAGAAGGGATTGAAAGTCAAAAAAAAAACGAAACATTGTCGATAGAAGGTCATCTGTCCAAACAAACGAAAAAGAAAAGACCCGCAAAGAAACGAAAAACCACTAAGGATACTCGTCCCCTTGCAGGTGTAAGGATAAATAAACGTAATCTTAAAAAGACCAAAAAACGATCCACCTGA
- a CDS encoding MerR family transcriptional regulator: MRIKSCYLTTGQVASRLRVSVSTLKRWLEVHDLAIAEKRNANGWRLFSELDVERLRQLKRELRKKGRRFSEATLLPVESLEKKDGPSK; this comes from the coding sequence ATGAGGATTAAAAGCTGTTATCTAACCACTGGTCAGGTAGCAAGTCGTTTGAGGGTTTCAGTTTCAACGCTTAAAAGGTGGCTTGAAGTGCATGATTTGGCAATAGCTGAAAAACGAAACGCCAACGGTTGGCGACTTTTTTCGGAACTAGATGTGGAAAGGTTACGGCAACTTAAGCGGGAACTAAGAAAAAAGGGGCGGCGGTTTAGTGAAGCGACCCTTTTACCTGTTGAGTCCTTGGAAAAAAAAGATGGGCCTTCTAAATAA
- a CDS encoding tetratricopeptide repeat protein produces the protein MIKIRNEQLALKSIIVLALIMFSFTFTTVAYSENRDKFFSNELMVSRMFAHYNKADQFEKSVEMLQVIVDDIQLIIDAYPKILERDERIRLDETIAMAKNKLRQKENSVKIIRNDIAEDLKILRTTIVSRVSETKLKAILEKSNHKRVEELFKIERMFHKLWMDLKGQIDNLGMSAAGFDTSKIEILEPTSTVTFYKYGIKELSIKLSRIKEGIINNGSDEKVGKMYDTEVVNLTHYLEKSKYTAAKIKIKEINNSYKISEEKIDRMHIKLLYKTGKKSDALLELESFRAGPFKRLYTIKCQYALGHYEKVWDQELESEIDNINAEELNEVIYLMIESGIKLGYKSPRFAHLASLVDKDASYSLHVMHALGRYYLNSNDIIMAKDVMYNAINSSKKDLIDNKAAKNIQINLAELAYEAGEYQKALGIYFSLLRNQYNIDRILFGIAWCYYKMGHREHAQKVFRQVLNQKPDSHYAVNAAFYMAKHLYGNALEEWDMVLSINAEEQRITKFIKDIEMRKGDFVGTEQEKKIIAATEKLLQLKSKLKEQKNSGVVDTMFTHSLKVIEFINRHYSIGAFQQAYLDLDEVYLLKKIDSLETVMKKKNSYRSEALNFYGENKKIQEIVNRANVLKTDILLKKHRWEMDYIDLQKTKHANSTGSSEDEVKISNNIIDSLLQLEHEKREKAISSIEKQINKVINSGITMNDKAYFRYHLGEMYYSRNNIQYEIEYEKYEQAMKIYEEQQNSKDRAINPEDHTIPQKPKISHEQSIKEFKKAIEINACEQVSAAASYSLAWCYNDLDMIDSAYKYMKKVAEKFYNSQYAPQALMYCGEHSFDIGRLDAAARYYRAVLNYHESEWFDKALYKLAWTQYRLAYPKQAISTFLALVDLGDMESMEALLQSEALDYVAISLSEIDMVGESGVRRAVNFAKRMKNHKRGHEILHRLANVYREQGRYELSNKTYTEILEHFPAYQKNHIIRKELLEIKKRNLEYNESAKLMMNYYEMYNRYSTWAKEQNDIEVVTEADSIASDMLFNAANQFHHLALQNNMEMHYKEALKAYRRYNEKYSNSRFSDESHYNIAEIYFSIGEYKKAALEYIEVSRQKTNSQYSETAAWNAIVASQNYLRDLEEK, from the coding sequence ATGATAAAAATAAGAAATGAGCAACTGGCGTTAAAAAGTATCATTGTTTTAGCGCTTATTATGTTCTCGTTCACGTTCACAACGGTGGCTTATAGTGAGAATAGAGATAAATTCTTTTCAAACGAATTGATGGTAAGCAGAATGTTTGCTCATTATAATAAAGCAGACCAATTTGAAAAAAGCGTTGAAATGTTACAAGTAATCGTCGATGATATACAGTTGATAATAGATGCATATCCAAAAATTTTGGAAAGAGATGAAAGAATTCGCTTGGATGAAACGATAGCGATGGCAAAAAATAAGTTAAGGCAAAAAGAAAATAGTGTCAAAATAATTAGAAACGACATAGCCGAAGATTTAAAAATACTTCGGACGACAATCGTATCAAGGGTAAGTGAAACTAAATTAAAAGCCATTTTGGAAAAAAGTAATCATAAAAGAGTTGAAGAATTATTCAAGATAGAAAGAATGTTTCACAAACTCTGGATGGATCTTAAGGGGCAAATAGATAATCTTGGTATGAGTGCTGCAGGTTTTGATACGTCTAAGATAGAAATATTGGAGCCAACATCCACTGTAACATTTTACAAATATGGGATAAAAGAATTATCAATAAAATTAAGTCGCATTAAAGAAGGTATCATTAATAATGGCTCTGATGAAAAAGTAGGTAAGATGTATGACACGGAAGTGGTAAATCTTACTCATTATCTTGAAAAAAGTAAATATACGGCAGCTAAAATTAAAATCAAGGAGATAAATAATAGTTATAAAATAAGTGAAGAAAAAATAGATAGAATGCATATTAAACTACTGTATAAAACTGGGAAAAAATCAGATGCTTTGTTGGAACTTGAATCATTTAGAGCTGGCCCTTTTAAAAGACTTTATACTATAAAATGCCAGTACGCTTTGGGGCATTATGAGAAGGTATGGGACCAGGAATTAGAATCAGAAATAGATAATATCAATGCTGAGGAACTTAATGAAGTAATTTATCTAATGATTGAAAGTGGAATAAAGCTTGGGTATAAATCGCCAAGATTTGCACACCTTGCATCACTTGTAGATAAAGACGCTTCTTATTCTTTGCATGTGATGCATGCGTTAGGGCGATACTATTTGAATAGCAATGATATTATTATGGCAAAAGATGTCATGTATAATGCTATAAACAGTAGCAAAAAGGATCTGATAGATAATAAAGCAGCAAAAAATATTCAAATAAATCTTGCAGAGCTCGCTTATGAAGCAGGGGAATACCAAAAAGCGTTAGGGATCTATTTTTCACTTCTTAGAAATCAGTATAATATTGATAGAATACTGTTTGGTATAGCCTGGTGTTATTATAAAATGGGGCATCGTGAACATGCTCAAAAAGTTTTTAGGCAGGTATTGAATCAAAAACCCGATTCCCACTATGCAGTCAATGCTGCCTTTTATATGGCTAAACACTTATATGGTAACGCTTTAGAAGAGTGGGATATGGTGCTGAGTATAAATGCAGAAGAACAGAGAATCACTAAGTTTATTAAAGATATTGAAATGAGAAAAGGTGATTTTGTCGGAACCGAACAAGAGAAAAAAATCATTGCAGCAACTGAAAAGTTGCTGCAGCTAAAATCAAAACTTAAAGAGCAAAAAAATTCAGGCGTTGTAGATACTATGTTTACTCATTCATTAAAGGTAATAGAATTTATTAATAGGCACTACTCGATTGGAGCATTTCAGCAAGCTTATTTAGATCTGGATGAAGTGTACCTGTTAAAAAAAATCGATTCTCTTGAAACTGTTATGAAAAAGAAAAACTCATACAGAAGTGAGGCGCTCAATTTTTATGGGGAAAACAAAAAGATCCAAGAAATTGTTAATCGGGCCAATGTTTTAAAAACGGATATATTGCTAAAAAAGCATAGATGGGAAATGGATTATATAGACTTGCAAAAAACAAAACATGCAAACAGTACCGGTAGTAGTGAAGATGAAGTAAAAATTAGTAATAACATTATAGATTCACTATTGCAATTAGAACATGAAAAAAGAGAAAAAGCTATATCTTCAATTGAAAAGCAGATTAATAAAGTTATAAATAGTGGTATAACTATGAACGATAAAGCTTATTTCAGATATCATTTGGGAGAAATGTACTATTCACGAAACAACATCCAGTACGAGATAGAATACGAAAAATACGAACAGGCTATGAAAATATATGAAGAACAACAAAATAGTAAGGATAGGGCTATAAATCCAGAAGACCATACTATACCACAAAAGCCCAAAATAAGTCACGAGCAAAGTATAAAAGAATTTAAAAAAGCCATTGAGATAAATGCTTGTGAGCAGGTATCTGCTGCTGCATCCTATAGTCTGGCATGGTGTTATAATGATCTTGATATGATTGATAGTGCCTATAAATACATGAAAAAAGTCGCTGAAAAATTTTACAATAGCCAGTATGCACCGCAAGCTTTGATGTATTGTGGGGAACATAGTTTTGATATTGGCAGGCTTGATGCAGCAGCACGCTACTACAGGGCTGTTTTAAACTATCATGAAAGTGAATGGTTTGATAAAGCACTTTATAAATTAGCATGGACACAGTACAGGTTAGCTTATCCTAAGCAGGCGATTAGTACATTTCTTGCGTTGGTTGATCTTGGAGATATGGAAAGTATGGAAGCTTTGCTTCAGAGTGAGGCTCTTGATTACGTTGCAATTAGTTTAAGTGAAATTGATATGGTTGGTGAATCAGGAGTCAGAAGAGCAGTAAATTTTGCAAAGAGAATGAAAAACCATAAAAGAGGCCATGAAATTCTCCACAGGCTTGCTAATGTCTATAGAGAACAAGGAAGATATGAACTATCCAACAAAACCTATACTGAAATATTGGAGCATTTTCCTGCATATCAGAAAAATCATATCATAAGAAAAGAACTGCTTGAAATAAAAAAGAGGAATTTAGAGTATAACGAGTCTGCTAAATTGATGATGAATTATTATGAGATGTATAATAGATATAGCACTTGGGCAAAGGAACAGAATGACATTGAAGTAGTAACAGAAGCAGACAGTATTGCCTCAGACATGTTATTTAACGCTGCTAATCAGTTTCATCATCTGGCGCTGCAAAATAATATGGAAATGCATTATAAAGAAGCATTAAAGGCATACAGAAGATACAATGAGAAGTATTCAAATAGTCGATTTTCAGATGAAAGCCACTATAACATTGCAGAAATTTACTTTTCTATTGGCGAGTATAAAAAAGCAGCTTTAGAGTATATTGAAGTTTCAAGACAAAAGACAAATTCTCAGTATAGCGAAACAGCTGCATGGAATGCAATAGTTGCATCGCAGAATTATCTAAGGGATTTAGAGGAGAAATAG